One Brassica napus cultivar Da-Ae chromosome A1, Da-Ae, whole genome shotgun sequence genomic region harbors:
- the LOC125576374 gene encoding cysteine-rich repeat secretory protein 1-like gives MISNLESLISVLRSQSYTKGFHSYVSGSSSTATVYGNYLCRGDVSSSTCETCITRASRNVLIACPVQKEAIIWYEECFLAYTNRQTLSISDFRPSIRQTTYTYAMYQSYFTNTVEYRMDLLIREAYSSSSYFSEETHQVNYLGEVYDLHGLVQCTPDLDQYDCYRCLKWAYNETEKCCYGNSFALVYTTKCMLTYKASFLAPPPPPPPPPPPLRHSRGNNSPDSDDSFSFKFKGEN, from the exons ATGAT ATCCAATCTAGAGTCTCTCATATCTGTTCTCCGTTCTCAATCATACACAAAAGGTTTCCACAGCTACGTCTCGGGTTCTTCCTCGACAGCAACCGTGTATGGAAACTATCTATGTCGCGGAGACGTCTCATCCTCAACATGTGAAACATGCATTACAAGAGCGTCGAGAAACGTTCTTATAGCATGTCCTGTCCAAAAAGAAGCTATCATATGGTATGAAGAGTGTTTCCTTGCATACACCAACCGTCAGACTCTCTCCATTTCTGATTTTAGACCGTCCATTAGACAGACGACGTATACGTATGCCATGTATCAATCTTATTTCACTAATACTGTGGAATACCGTATGGACCTGCTGATACGAGAAGCCTACTCGAGCTCTTCGTATTTCTCAGAAGAGACACATCAAGTGAATTATCTTGGAGAGGTTTACGATCTGCACGGGTTGGTGCAGTGCACACCCGATCTAGATCAGTACGATTGCTATAGATGCTTGAAATGGGCATATAATGAGACAGAGAAGTGTTGTTATGGAAACAGTTTTGCATTGGTTTATACTACTAAATGTATGTTGACGTATAAAGCCAGTTTCTTGGCGCCCCCACCCCCTCCTCCACCTCCGCCACCGCCATTGCGTCATTCTCGCGGAAATAATAGCCCCGATTCCGACGATTCATTTTCGTTTAAGTTTAAAGGTGAGAActaa
- the LOC106414008 gene encoding NDR1/HIN1-like protein 26, whose amino-acid sequence MHNKIGSLPVRSEPSARPISRHHSTSYIDRVKESLTTRVSKFICAIFLSLLLCLGIVFFILWISLRPHRPRVHMREFSLPGLGKTDGFETSHISFKITVHNPNQKVGVYYDSMEGSVYYKEKRVGSTKLTHPLYQDPKNTSLVEGDLRGPTMAVNKDRWKEMGRDRNQGKVVFRLDVVSVIRFKVYSWHSKMHRMHANCYIEVGWDGMLLSRTKDKRCPVYFT is encoded by the coding sequence ATGCATAACAAGATTGGCTCTCTACCGGTCAGATCCGAACCATCAGCCCGACCCATATCCCGTCACCACTCAACGAGTTACATTGATAGGGTCAAAGAAAGCCTCACAACAAGAGTCTCCAAATTCATATGTGCCATTTTCTTATCTCTTTTGTTATGTTTAGGcattgtttttttcatattatgGATCAGTCTACGTCCTCACCGACCCCGTGTCCACATGCGCGAGTTCTCTCTCCCCGGTTTGGGAAAAACCGACGGGTTTGAAACCTCTCATATAAGCTTCAAAATAACGGTTCATAACCCAAACCAAAAAGTTGGTGTTTACTACGACTCCATGGAAGGATCCGTTTACTACAAAGAAAAACGGGTCGGGTCGACTAAACTCACTCACCCATTATACCAGGACCCAAAGAACACAAGCTTGGTCGAAGGAGACTTACGTGGGCCCACAATGGCGGTGAATAAGGACCGTTGGAAGGAGATGGGACGAGACAGGAATCAAGGGAAGGTTGTGTTTCGTTTGGATGTGGTTTCCGTGATACGGTTTAAGGTGTACTCGTGGCACAGTAAGATGCATAGGATGCACGCAAACTGTTATATCGAAGTCGGCTGGGATGGCATGTTGTTGAGCAGGACCAAAGACAAGAGATGTCCGGTTTATTTCACTTGA